GGGGCTCGAGCCTTTTGGCCAGCGCGCCCGACCGCTGGCGCTCGGCCCTCGCGCTCGCGAGGGTGCCTTGCGCCTCGTGGAGCGCCGCGAGGAAGGGAGCGGGATCGATCTGGAAGAGGAGCTGGTCCTTCTCGACGAACGTCCCCTCCTTGTAGTGCTGACCGAGGAGATAGCCCTCGACCCGCGCCCGGATCTCGACGTCGAAGTAGCCTGCGAGCGTGCCCACGTAGATCCGCTCGACCGGGACGTCCCGCTGGGCGACCGGCGCTACCAGCACCTGGACGGGCGGCGGCGGCGGCGGGGCCTTCTTCGACCCCAGCTTGCACGCCGATCCGAAGATCAGTGCCAGGCACAGCCAGGTAGCGCCGCGTCTCACGCTTCACTCCGTCCCGGGTTGGGCTCGGAATGTTCGCGTGGGCCGCCCTTTTCGCTAGGCCCTCGCCGGGTGGAAGAGCTTCGGGCTTGCCGCTTCCAGCCGGTTGCCGGTAAGCGAGAGGCCATGGATCTCATCGACTCCCACGCACACGTGGACTCGGAGAAGTACGACGGCGATCGCGACGAGGTGATCGCGAGGGCGAGGCAGAGCGGCGTCAGCCGGATCGTCGCCGTCGGGCAGTGGCAGGGGCCGGGCGACTTCGGCGGCGCCCACGCCCTCGCGAAGGCGCATCCGGGCTATTTCTTCGCCACCATCGGGATCCACCCCCACGAGGTGGCGAACGTGCCGGAGGAGGACTGGCTCGAGCTCGAGCGGCTCGCGGCGCTGCCGGAGACGATCGCGATCGGAGAGACCGGCCTCGACTATTTCTACGAGCACTCTCCGCGCGAGGAGCAGCGCAAGTGGTTCCGCCACCAGCTGGAGCTGGCCTCCCGGCTCGGGAAGCCCGTGGTCATCCACACCCGGGACGCGGACGACGACACGTTCGAGATCCTGCGCGACATGACGCCGAAGGCCGGGGTGATCCACTGCTTCACCGGCGGCCCGGAGAGGGCCCGGGCGTATCTCGACCTCGGCCTCTATCTGTCGGTGCCCGGCGTAGTGACGTTCAAGAACGCCGAGCCCCTGCGCGAGGCGGTTCGAGCAGCGCCCTTGGACCGGCTGCTCATCGAG
The Vulgatibacter incomptus DNA segment above includes these coding regions:
- a CDS encoding TatD family hydrolase — encoded protein: MDLIDSHAHVDSEKYDGDRDEVIARARQSGVSRIVAVGQWQGPGDFGGAHALAKAHPGYFFATIGIHPHEVANVPEEDWLELERLAALPETIAIGETGLDYFYEHSPREEQRKWFRHQLELASRLGKPVVIHTRDADDDTFEILRDMTPKAGVIHCFTGGPERARAYLDLGLYLSVPGVVTFKNAEPLREAVRAAPLDRLLIETDCPYLAPIPHRGKRNEPAFVRIVAETIAELKGLPVEEVAAATTSNAMELFRLG